A single window of Streptomyces xanthii DNA harbors:
- a CDS encoding SDR family oxidoreductase, with translation MLINDKVAVVTGAAGGIGAAVARRLLEAGARGVLLTDLDGARLDTTVRELAAEHGERVAGRAADAAATEDLRALVALAEERFGPVDLYFANAGIGGGAGLDASEEEWSRALDVNVMAHVRAAKLLVPGWVERGEGYFFTTASAAGLLTQIGSATYSVSKHAAVAFAEWLSVTYGDQGVRVSCLCPQGVETELLMAGTRSADPTERAAARAVLDSGELLQPLDVADRVVEAVADERFLVLPHPQVLDFYRHKGTDYDRWLRGMRRYQKAVR, from the coding sequence ATGCTGATCAACGACAAGGTCGCCGTGGTCACCGGCGCGGCGGGCGGCATCGGCGCCGCCGTCGCCCGGCGCCTCCTGGAGGCGGGCGCCCGCGGCGTCCTGCTCACCGACCTGGACGGCGCGCGCCTCGACACCACCGTGCGCGAGCTCGCCGCCGAGCACGGCGAGCGCGTCGCGGGCCGCGCGGCCGACGCCGCCGCCACCGAGGACCTGCGCGCCCTCGTCGCCCTGGCCGAGGAGCGCTTCGGCCCCGTCGACCTCTACTTCGCCAACGCGGGCATCGGCGGCGGCGCGGGACTCGACGCGAGCGAGGAGGAGTGGAGCCGCGCCCTCGACGTCAACGTGATGGCGCACGTCCGCGCCGCGAAGCTGCTCGTGCCGGGCTGGGTCGAGCGCGGCGAGGGCTACTTCTTCACCACCGCCTCCGCAGCCGGACTGCTCACCCAGATCGGCTCCGCCACCTACTCCGTCAGCAAGCACGCCGCTGTCGCCTTCGCCGAATGGCTCTCCGTCACCTACGGCGACCAGGGCGTCCGCGTCAGCTGCCTGTGCCCCCAGGGCGTCGAGACCGAGCTGCTCATGGCCGGCACCCGCTCCGCCGACCCGACCGAGCGCGCCGCCGCCCGAGCCGTCCTCGACTCCGGCGAACTGCTCCAGCCCCTCGATGTCGCCGACCGCGTCGTCGAAGCCGTCGCCGACGAGCGCTTCCTCGTCCTGCCGCACCCCCAGGTCCTCGACTTCTACCGCCACAAGGGCACCGACTACGACCGCTGGCTGCGCGGCATGCGGCGCTACCAGAAGGCGGTGCGATGA
- a CDS encoding TetR family transcriptional regulator, translated as MSEAREGSGSNGAAKKAPMREVLAEAAFQLFLERGFERTTVDDIVARAGVGRRSFFRYFPSKEDAVFPDHESVLADMTAFLEAAGDERDPVDVVCDAAGLVLRMYAANPEFSVQRYRLTREVPGLRTYELSVVRRYERTLAEYLRRRWAAVPDGGLRAEVVAASVVAAHNNALRTWLRSGGEGDAEAAVERAFGLVRRVWGESAERDPGPAVAQEEVVVMVAPKGAPMWRVIQQVESALRDD; from the coding sequence ATGAGCGAGGCACGCGAGGGCAGTGGATCGAACGGGGCGGCGAAGAAGGCCCCGATGCGGGAGGTGCTGGCCGAGGCGGCGTTCCAGCTGTTCCTGGAGCGAGGGTTCGAGCGGACGACGGTGGACGACATCGTGGCGCGGGCCGGGGTCGGCCGCCGCTCCTTCTTCCGGTACTTCCCGTCCAAGGAGGACGCGGTCTTCCCGGACCACGAGAGCGTGCTCGCCGACATGACCGCGTTCCTCGAAGCGGCGGGCGACGAGCGGGACCCCGTCGACGTCGTCTGCGACGCGGCCGGACTCGTCCTGCGCATGTACGCCGCGAATCCCGAATTCTCCGTGCAGCGCTACCGGTTGACGCGCGAGGTGCCGGGGCTGCGGACCTACGAGCTGTCCGTCGTCCGGCGCTACGAGCGCACGCTCGCCGAGTACCTGCGCCGGCGCTGGGCGGCCGTCCCGGACGGCGGCCTGCGGGCCGAGGTCGTCGCCGCCTCCGTCGTGGCCGCGCACAACAACGCACTGCGCACCTGGCTGCGTTCGGGCGGCGAGGGCGACGCCGAGGCGGCCGTGGAGCGCGCGTTCGGGCTCGTCCGCCGGGTGTGGGGCGAGTCGGCCGAGCGGGACCCGGGCCCGGCCGTCGCCCAGGAGGAGGTCGTGGTGATGGTGGCCCCGAAGGGCGCCCCCATGTGGCGGGTCATCCAGCAGGTCGAATCGGCGCTCCGGGACGACTGA
- a CDS encoding HAD family hydrolase — translation MTDERTRTAVLFDFGGVLTTSVIDAFEELGRELGAQPGQLLRLLSKDEESSALLVAHEEGRIGQRAFEDGYAARLRAHGVTAAGPGLVARLQAHLRPDPDSLALVARLRAEGHRVGLLSNSLGDDCYAGFDLPALFDAVTVSGEIGVRKPSRRAYALACERLGAPPEETVMVDDLRQNLDAAARIGLAGVLHRDAAGSASALARLLRPAAAR, via the coding sequence ATGACCGACGAACGGACCCGCACCGCGGTCCTCTTCGACTTCGGCGGCGTGCTCACCACCAGCGTGATCGACGCCTTCGAGGAACTGGGCCGCGAACTCGGCGCGCAGCCCGGTCAGTTGCTGCGCCTGCTGTCGAAGGACGAGGAGAGCAGCGCCCTGCTCGTCGCCCACGAGGAGGGCCGCATCGGACAGCGCGCCTTCGAGGACGGCTACGCGGCCCGGCTGCGGGCACACGGCGTCACCGCCGCAGGGCCCGGACTCGTCGCCCGGCTCCAGGCCCACCTGCGCCCCGACCCCGACAGCCTCGCCCTCGTCGCCCGGCTGCGCGCCGAAGGACACCGCGTCGGGCTGCTGTCCAACTCCCTCGGCGACGACTGCTACGCGGGCTTCGACCTGCCCGCCCTGTTCGACGCCGTCACCGTCTCCGGCGAGATCGGCGTCCGCAAACCCTCGCGCCGCGCCTACGCCCTCGCCTGCGAACGCCTCGGCGCCCCGCCCGAGGAGACCGTCATGGTCGACGACCTGCGCCAGAACCTCGACGCCGCGGCCCGGATCGGCCTCGCCGGCGTCCTGCACCGCGACGCCGCGGGCAGCGCTTCCGCCCTGGCGCGCCTGTTGCGGCCCGCCGCCGCGCGATGA
- a CDS encoding PadR family transcriptional regulator codes for MSLKYAVLAALLEGEASGYDLAKIFDVSVSNFWAATPQQLYRELDRLAADGLIDARVVPQERRPNKRMFTLSPAGHEDLAAFTARRPKPLALRDELMVKVQAVDVGDLDAVRAHLEERVSWAQGRLARYERIRQHLLGGRSEEEFLEVGERIGPYLTLMAGIGFEEGNVSWGRRVLGVLERRAARAAQSPGSASGARS; via the coding sequence ATGTCTCTCAAGTACGCCGTCCTCGCCGCACTCCTGGAGGGCGAGGCGTCCGGATACGACCTGGCGAAGATCTTCGACGTGTCGGTGTCCAACTTCTGGGCGGCGACACCGCAGCAGCTCTATCGGGAGCTGGACCGCCTCGCCGCGGACGGACTGATCGACGCGCGCGTGGTCCCGCAGGAACGGCGGCCGAACAAGCGGATGTTCACGCTGTCGCCCGCGGGGCACGAGGACCTCGCCGCGTTCACGGCACGCCGGCCCAAACCGCTCGCGCTGCGCGACGAGCTGATGGTGAAGGTCCAGGCCGTCGACGTCGGAGACCTGGACGCCGTGCGCGCGCACCTCGAGGAGCGGGTGTCGTGGGCGCAGGGCCGCCTCGCCCGCTACGAGCGGATCCGGCAGCATCTCCTCGGCGGTCGCAGCGAGGAGGAGTTCCTCGAGGTGGGGGAGCGGATCGGCCCTTACCTGACGCTGATGGCCGGCATCGGATTCGAGGAGGGCAATGTGAGCTGGGGGCGGCGCGTCCTCGGCGTCCTGGAGCGCCGCGCCGCCCGCGCCGCTCAGTCCCCGGGGTCCGCCTCCGGCGCGCGCAGCTGA
- a CDS encoding TetR/AcrR family transcriptional regulator, giving the protein MPAQAAAADGGQKQPITPRSARGVRTRNALITAAREVFERDGYLDARITDISKAANVASGSFYTYFNSKEEIFQALVAQVQEEMLHPHLRERTGITDPREMIDASNREYLRAYKKNARLMALFEQVAQVDETFRQLRIERGDAFARRNAKLIRSLQDAGAADPSLDPLITAHALSVMVSRMAYMVFVLGQRIPYERLVTTLNKIWENGLQLRAPEADPGD; this is encoded by the coding sequence TTGCCTGCCCAGGCCGCGGCCGCCGACGGCGGTCAGAAGCAACCGATCACGCCCCGCAGCGCCCGCGGCGTCAGGACGCGCAACGCGCTGATCACCGCCGCGCGTGAGGTCTTCGAGCGGGACGGCTACCTCGACGCCCGGATCACGGACATCTCCAAGGCCGCCAACGTCGCGTCCGGCTCGTTCTACACGTACTTCAACAGCAAGGAAGAGATCTTCCAGGCGCTCGTCGCGCAGGTGCAGGAGGAGATGCTCCATCCGCACCTGCGGGAGCGGACCGGCATCACCGACCCGCGCGAGATGATCGACGCCTCGAACCGCGAGTACCTGCGCGCGTACAAGAAGAACGCCCGGCTGATGGCCCTGTTCGAGCAGGTCGCCCAGGTCGACGAGACGTTCAGGCAGCTGCGCATCGAGCGGGGCGACGCGTTCGCGCGGCGCAACGCGAAGCTGATCCGCTCGCTCCAGGACGCGGGCGCGGCGGACCCGAGCCTCGACCCGCTGATCACGGCGCACGCGCTGTCCGTGATGGTGAGCCGCATGGCGTACATGGTGTTCGTCCTCGGCCAGCGCATCCCGTACGAGCGTCTGGTGACGACGCTCAACAAGATCTGGGAGAACGGGCTTCAGCTGCGCGCGCCGGAGGCGGACCCCGGGGACTGA
- a CDS encoding acyl-CoA dehydrogenase family protein: protein MYELTDKAKRYQADLLAFMDEHVYPAEAVYAEQMAASGDPHFHPPVIEDLKTEAKKRGLWNLFHPHPEWGPGLTNLEYAPLAEIMGRSAHLAPEATNCNAPDTGNMEVLTLFGTDEHKEKWLKPLLAGEIASAFAMTEPAVASSDASNIQMRMERDGDDYVLNGRKWWTSNALHPRCEVLIVMGKTDPDGPAFRQQSMMVVPVDTPGVTILRGLPVFGYQDREGHAEVLFENVRVPAGALLAGEGDGFMISQARLGPGRIHHCMRAIGMAERALDLMIDRAQSRTTFGAPVAERANIQDWIAESRIEIDMARLLTLKAAHLMDTVGNKQARTEIAAIKVAAPNVALKVVDRAIQVHGGGGVSDDFPLASMYAHLRTLRLADGPDEVHKRTIARRELRRRETERGER from the coding sequence GTGTACGAGCTGACCGACAAGGCCAAGCGGTACCAGGCCGACCTGCTCGCCTTCATGGACGAACACGTCTACCCGGCCGAGGCCGTCTACGCCGAGCAGATGGCCGCGTCCGGCGACCCGCACTTCCACCCGCCGGTCATCGAGGACCTCAAGACCGAGGCGAAGAAGCGCGGCCTGTGGAACCTCTTCCACCCGCACCCCGAATGGGGCCCCGGCCTCACGAACCTGGAGTACGCGCCCCTCGCCGAGATCATGGGCCGCAGCGCCCACCTCGCACCCGAGGCCACGAACTGCAACGCGCCGGACACCGGCAACATGGAGGTCCTCACCCTCTTCGGGACCGACGAACACAAGGAGAAGTGGCTCAAGCCGCTGCTCGCCGGCGAGATCGCCTCCGCGTTCGCCATGACCGAGCCCGCCGTGGCCAGCTCCGACGCGAGCAACATCCAGATGCGGATGGAGCGCGACGGCGACGACTACGTCCTCAACGGCCGCAAGTGGTGGACCTCCAACGCCCTGCACCCCCGCTGTGAGGTGCTCATCGTCATGGGCAAGACCGACCCCGACGGACCGGCCTTCCGCCAGCAGTCGATGATGGTCGTCCCCGTCGACACTCCCGGCGTCACGATCCTGCGCGGCCTGCCCGTCTTCGGCTACCAGGACCGCGAGGGCCACGCCGAGGTCCTCTTCGAGAACGTACGGGTCCCCGCCGGCGCCCTGCTCGCCGGCGAGGGCGACGGCTTCATGATCAGCCAGGCCCGCCTCGGCCCCGGCCGCATCCACCACTGCATGCGCGCCATCGGCATGGCCGAGCGCGCCCTGGACCTGATGATCGACCGCGCACAGTCCCGTACGACGTTCGGGGCGCCGGTCGCCGAGCGGGCCAACATCCAGGACTGGATCGCCGAGTCCCGTATCGAGATCGACATGGCGCGGCTGCTCACCCTCAAGGCCGCCCACCTGATGGACACGGTCGGCAACAAGCAGGCCCGCACCGAGATCGCCGCCATCAAGGTCGCCGCCCCGAACGTGGCCCTGAAGGTCGTCGACCGCGCCATCCAGGTGCACGGCGGAGGCGGCGTCAGCGACGACTTCCCGCTCGCGAGCATGTACGCGCACCTGCGTACCCTGCGTCTCGCGGACGGTCCCGACGAGGTGCACAAGCGGACCATCGCCCGGCGCGAACTGCGCCGCCGGGAGACCGAACGAGGAGAGCGATGA
- a CDS encoding Zn-ribbon domain-containing OB-fold protein encodes MTPAEADGGTGFTFKRCRWCGTASFRRLLCPVCASSDLETQRSAGPGIVVQSRVVHRGTGVARNESLVRFPEDFVVPCRVVGTPPHLVWVGAEVRTAPGATEDAGEVCFELCEPAGDDAYYR; translated from the coding sequence ATGACGCCGGCCGAGGCCGACGGCGGCACGGGATTCACCTTCAAGCGCTGCCGCTGGTGCGGCACCGCGTCGTTCCGCCGGCTGCTGTGTCCGGTCTGCGCGTCGAGCGACCTGGAGACGCAGCGCAGCGCGGGCCCCGGGATCGTCGTGCAGTCACGTGTGGTGCACCGCGGCACGGGCGTCGCGCGCAACGAGTCGCTGGTCCGCTTCCCCGAGGACTTTGTGGTGCCCTGCCGGGTCGTCGGCACGCCCCCGCACCTGGTGTGGGTCGGCGCCGAGGTCCGCACGGCCCCCGGCGCGACCGAGGACGCCGGCGAGGTCTGCTTCGAGCTGTGCGAACCGGCCGGCGACGACGCCTACTACCGCTGA
- a CDS encoding electron transfer flavoprotein subunit beta/FixA family protein, translating to MSLRIVVTVKYVPDATGDRHFADDLTVDRDDVDGLLSELDEYAVEQALQISENSDDDVEITVLTVGPEDAKDALRKALSMGADKAIHVEDDDLHGTDAIGTSLVLAKAIEKAGFDLVVSGMASTDGTAGIVPALVAERLGVPQVTLLSEVAVEGGTVSGRRDGDAASEQLEASLPAVVSVTDQSGEARYPSFKGIMAAKKKPVESWDLSDLGIEAEEVGLEGAWTKVESAAERPARTAGTIVKDEGEGGKQLAEYLAGQKFI from the coding sequence GTGAGCTTGAGGATCGTTGTCACCGTGAAGTACGTGCCGGACGCGACCGGTGACCGGCATTTCGCGGATGACCTGACCGTGGACCGTGACGACGTGGACGGCCTGCTTTCCGAGCTGGACGAGTACGCGGTGGAGCAGGCGCTGCAGATTTCGGAGAACTCGGACGACGATGTCGAGATCACCGTGCTGACGGTGGGTCCCGAGGACGCGAAGGACGCGCTGCGCAAGGCGCTGTCGATGGGTGCGGACAAGGCGATCCACGTCGAGGACGACGATCTGCACGGCACGGACGCGATCGGTACGTCGCTGGTGCTGGCGAAGGCGATCGAGAAGGCGGGCTTCGACCTGGTCGTCTCGGGCATGGCGTCGACGGACGGTACGGCGGGGATCGTGCCGGCGCTGGTGGCGGAGCGTCTGGGTGTGCCGCAGGTGACGCTGCTGTCCGAGGTCGCCGTGGAGGGCGGCACGGTGTCGGGTCGTCGTGACGGGGACGCGGCGTCGGAGCAGCTGGAGGCTTCGCTTCCGGCGGTGGTGTCGGTGACGGACCAGTCGGGTGAGGCGCGTTACCCGTCGTTCAAGGGGATCATGGCGGCGAAGAAGAAGCCGGTGGAGTCCTGGGACCTGTCCGACCTCGGCATCGAGGCGGAGGAGGTCGGTCTCGAGGGTGCGTGGACGAAGGTCGAGTCCGCGGCCGAGCGTCCGGCGCGTACCGCGGGCACGATCGTGAAGGACGAGGGCGAGGGCGGCAAGCAGCTCGCCGAGTACCTCGCGGGCCAGAAGTTCATCTGA
- a CDS encoding alpha/beta fold hydrolase, producing MTAHLPIADWERVPARDVATNGVTLRVYEDGPRDTAKPLVVLCHGFPELAFSWRHQIRALAAAGYRVLAPDLRGFGASDRPADPGAYDALTVCRDLVGLLDDVGARDAVFVGHDWGASIVWHMAWAHPERVRAVVGMSVPVTPRSPVAPLPVLRRRLGEEFYIVWFQEPGVADRALAQDVRRTLTAREIWSAAWAAREEPAAPRPHWLSEEELAFYVKTFEETGFTGGLNYYRSLDRTWELTAPLDDRTIDMPSLFVTGSKDPVARFMPSDRLEEVLTDLRGRVVLDGAGHWIQQERAAEVDAALLRFLDGLG from the coding sequence ATGACCGCACATCTGCCGATCGCCGACTGGGAGCGGGTCCCGGCGCGGGACGTGGCGACGAACGGCGTCACCCTGCGCGTGTACGAGGACGGGCCGCGCGATACGGCGAAGCCGCTCGTCGTGCTGTGCCACGGCTTCCCCGAACTGGCCTTCTCGTGGCGGCATCAGATCCGGGCCCTGGCCGCGGCCGGGTACCGGGTGCTCGCCCCGGACCTGCGCGGCTTCGGCGCGAGCGACCGGCCCGCGGACCCCGGGGCGTACGACGCGCTGACGGTGTGCCGGGACCTGGTGGGGCTGCTCGACGACGTGGGCGCGCGGGACGCGGTGTTCGTGGGGCACGACTGGGGCGCGTCGATCGTGTGGCACATGGCGTGGGCGCATCCGGAGCGGGTGCGGGCCGTGGTCGGGATGAGCGTGCCGGTGACGCCCCGCTCCCCTGTCGCGCCGCTGCCGGTGCTGCGCAGGCGGCTCGGCGAGGAGTTCTACATCGTGTGGTTCCAGGAGCCGGGCGTCGCGGACCGGGCGCTCGCCCAGGACGTGCGGCGCACGCTGACGGCGCGCGAGATCTGGTCGGCGGCGTGGGCGGCCCGCGAGGAACCGGCGGCGCCGCGCCCACACTGGCTGAGCGAGGAGGAACTCGCCTTCTACGTGAAGACGTTCGAGGAGACGGGCTTCACGGGCGGCCTGAACTACTACCGCAGCCTGGACCGCACCTGGGAGCTGACGGCGCCGCTCGACGACCGGACCATCGACATGCCGTCCCTCTTCGTCACCGGTTCGAAGGATCCGGTGGCCCGGTTCATGCCGAGCGACCGCCTGGAGGAGGTCCTGACGGATCTGCGGGGCCGGGTCGTGCTCGACGGCGCGGGCCACTGGATCCAGCAGGAGCGGGCGGCGGAGGTCGACGCGGCGCTGCTCCGGTTCCTCGACGGGCTCGGATGA
- a CDS encoding cyclic nucleotide-binding domain-containing protein: MTAQTRLLNRLPREYRDRLMTLAKEVSFPQDTRIFDEGEPARCFWIIRTGMVTLDVRVSDRTLLPIDPLGPGDLLGWSWLFPPYEWDFGAEAFSPVRAYEFDGAAVRNLCDLEPALGVSLLHGVAEVMAHRLVSARVKLVEAHRTHGRIQTHHS, from the coding sequence ATGACGGCTCAGACACGCCTGCTCAACAGGCTTCCGCGCGAGTACCGCGACCGGCTGATGACCCTGGCCAAGGAGGTCTCGTTCCCCCAGGACACCCGGATCTTCGACGAGGGGGAACCGGCCCGGTGCTTCTGGATCATCCGCACCGGGATGGTCACGCTCGACGTCCGCGTCTCGGACCGCACCCTGCTGCCCATCGATCCGCTGGGCCCCGGCGATCTCCTCGGCTGGTCCTGGCTCTTCCCGCCCTATGAATGGGACTTCGGCGCGGAGGCCTTCAGCCCCGTGCGGGCCTACGAGTTCGACGGCGCCGCGGTGCGGAACCTGTGCGACCTCGAGCCCGCGCTCGGCGTGAGCCTGCTGCACGGGGTGGCCGAGGTCATGGCCCACCGGCTCGTCTCCGCGCGGGTCAAGCTCGTGGAGGCCCACCGGACGCACGGGCGCATCCAGACCCACCACTCCTGA
- a CDS encoding electron transfer flavoprotein subunit alpha/FixB family protein, which produces MAEVLVYVDHVDGAVRKPTLELLTLARRIGEPVAVALGSGAAGTAAVLAEHGATRVLTHEAADYADYLVVPKVEALEAAVAAVSPVAVLVPSSAEAKEVAARLALRIGSGIITDAVDLEAGDSGPVATQSVFAASFTTKSVVVKGTPVITVKPNSAAVEPAAAAGAVEALDVAFSEKAHGTKVTARTARESTGRPELTEAAIVVSGGRGVNGAENFSVIEALADSLGAAVGASRAAVDAGWYPHSNQVGQTGKSVSPQLYIASGISGAIQHRAGMQTSKTIVAINKDPEAPIFDLVDYGVVGDLFDVVPALTEDVKSRKG; this is translated from the coding sequence ATGGCTGAAGTTCTGGTCTACGTCGACCACGTGGACGGTGCGGTCCGCAAGCCCACGCTGGAGCTGCTGACGCTGGCGCGTCGGATCGGTGAGCCGGTCGCGGTCGCTCTCGGCAGTGGTGCCGCCGGTACCGCGGCGGTGCTGGCCGAGCATGGTGCCACCCGGGTTCTGACGCACGAGGCGGCCGATTACGCCGACTACCTGGTCGTGCCGAAGGTCGAGGCGCTTGAGGCCGCGGTCGCGGCGGTGTCGCCGGTGGCGGTGCTGGTTCCCTCCTCCGCGGAGGCGAAGGAGGTCGCGGCGCGTCTGGCGCTGCGGATCGGGTCGGGCATCATCACCGACGCGGTCGACCTGGAGGCCGGTGACAGCGGTCCGGTGGCCACGCAGTCGGTGTTCGCCGCCTCGTTCACCACGAAGTCCGTGGTGGTCAAGGGCACCCCGGTCATCACGGTGAAGCCCAACAGTGCCGCGGTCGAGCCGGCGGCCGCCGCGGGTGCGGTCGAGGCCCTGGACGTGGCGTTCTCGGAGAAGGCGCACGGCACGAAGGTCACCGCCCGCACGGCGCGTGAGTCGACGGGCCGCCCGGAGCTGACCGAGGCCGCGATCGTGGTCTCCGGCGGCCGTGGTGTGAACGGTGCGGAGAACTTCTCGGTCATCGAGGCGCTCGCCGACTCCCTGGGCGCGGCCGTGGGTGCCTCGCGTGCCGCGGTCGACGCCGGCTGGTACCCGCACTCCAACCAGGTCGGCCAGACCGGCAAGTCCGTCTCCCCGCAGTTGTACATCGCCTCGGGCATCTCGGGCGCGATCCAGCACCGGGCCGGTATGCAGACCTCGAAGACGATCGTCGCGATCAACAAGGACCCCGAGGCCCCGATCTTCGACCTCGTCGACTACGGCGTCGTCGGCGACCTCTTCGACGTCGTCCCGGCCCTCACGGAGGACGTGAAGTCCCGCAAGGGCTGA
- a CDS encoding nuclear transport factor 2 family protein yields MHPFRAAVEKDDLAAVEAMLAEDVVFTSPVVFKPYAGRAITAAILRGAKRVFEDFRYVREITGADGRDHALVFEARVGDRAITGCDFLHVDEEGRIDDFMVMVRPLSAAQALAAAMGAEFDRIAQEAAAGA; encoded by the coding sequence ATGCATCCCTTCCGCGCGGCGGTGGAGAAGGACGATCTGGCGGCGGTCGAGGCCATGCTGGCCGAGGACGTGGTGTTCACCAGCCCGGTCGTGTTCAAGCCGTATGCGGGCCGGGCGATCACCGCGGCGATCCTGCGCGGGGCGAAGCGCGTCTTCGAGGACTTCCGGTACGTCCGGGAGATCACCGGGGCCGACGGGCGTGATCACGCCCTCGTGTTCGAGGCGCGGGTCGGCGACCGGGCCATCACCGGCTGCGACTTCCTGCACGTCGACGAGGAAGGGCGCATCGACGACTTCATGGTGATGGTGCGTCCGCTGTCGGCGGCGCAGGCACTGGCGGCGGCGATGGGGGCCGAGTTCGACCGGATCGCCCAGGAGGCGGCGGCCGGAGCCTGA
- a CDS encoding D-alanyl-D-alanine carboxypeptidase family protein: MATFLRSHPRTAKAVAASGLCTALTLGAVAPAFAAASPPRPPAAPSLSALSWEVMDAGTGEVLAAKAPHRRLPPASTLKTLFALTVLPRLRQDLVHRASYADLSDVAEGSSMVGVDEGTRYTVADLWRGVFLSSGNDAVNTLARLNGGLPRTLAQMQDTARRIGARDTRVRSADGFDTPGQYSSAHDLALIAREGFKNPDFRRYMGTKWAQFPAAGGPHAFGIQNTNRLLVGSHGVEPYRGLIGVKNGYTSQAGNTLVSAATRKGRTVLVTVMNPQDGDSNTVYEESRELLDWGFVAAPLRARAAVAGPQHPSAHRRAEAAAPSAAAPAQEAHQPSGLGRHLGAAAALLALAGVPLLLRRRLRKGR; this comes from the coding sequence ATGGCGACTTTCCTCCGCTCTCATCCCCGTACGGCCAAGGCCGTCGCGGCCTCGGGCCTGTGCACGGCGCTCACCCTGGGCGCCGTCGCCCCCGCGTTCGCCGCGGCCTCCCCTCCCCGGCCGCCCGCCGCCCCCTCCCTGTCGGCCCTGTCCTGGGAGGTCATGGACGCGGGCACCGGGGAGGTCCTCGCCGCGAAGGCGCCGCACCGCAGGCTGCCGCCGGCCAGCACGCTCAAGACCCTGTTCGCGCTGACCGTGCTGCCGCGGCTGCGCCAGGACCTGGTGCACCGGGCCTCGTACGCGGACCTGTCGGACGTCGCGGAGGGCAGCAGCATGGTCGGCGTGGACGAAGGCACCCGGTACACGGTCGCCGACCTGTGGCGCGGCGTGTTCCTCAGCTCGGGCAACGACGCGGTGAACACGCTGGCCCGGCTGAACGGCGGGCTGCCCCGCACCCTCGCGCAGATGCAGGACACCGCCCGCCGGATCGGCGCCCGCGACACCCGCGTGCGGTCCGCCGACGGCTTCGACACCCCGGGCCAGTACTCCTCCGCCCACGATCTGGCGCTGATCGCCCGCGAGGGCTTCAAGAACCCCGACTTCCGCCGCTACATGGGCACGAAGTGGGCGCAGTTCCCGGCGGCGGGCGGCCCGCACGCGTTCGGCATCCAGAACACGAACCGGCTCCTGGTCGGCTCGCACGGGGTGGAGCCGTACCGCGGCCTGATCGGTGTCAAGAACGGCTACACCTCGCAGGCGGGCAACACCCTGGTCTCCGCCGCCACCCGCAAGGGCCGCACGGTGCTCGTCACGGTGATGAACCCGCAGGACGGCGATTCGAACACCGTGTACGAGGAGAGCCGGGAGCTGCTCGACTGGGGCTTCGTGGCGGCGCCGCTGCGGGCCCGCGCCGCGGTGGCCGGCCCGCAGCACCCCTCGGCCCACCGCCGTGCGGAGGCCGCGGCCCCCTCGGCGGCGGCGCCCGCTCAGGAGGCGCACCAGCCGTCGGGCCTCGGCCGGCACCTGGGCGCGGCCGCTGCGCTGCTCGCGCTGGCCGGGGTGCCACTGCTGCTGCGCCGACGGCTGCGGAAGGGGCGCTGA